One window of the Fusobacterium animalis 7_1 genome contains the following:
- a CDS encoding ComEC/Rec2 family competence protein, with amino-acid sequence MKKLFLLMILLIILMLRFSLSVRVTEVFQKEVYRMNLSLEDGRIKVLKINNKYPLKNIYGKLGYKENGKYEGYFLVKSIKEYENTYFVELEDIKSIKIEDNFLEKYLQTLFNRAEEDYSYGTKNINRAILLGDNTRIKKDLKDKIRYIGLSHIFAMSGLHIGLVIAIFYFIFKKTIKNKKLIEVLLLVSITLYYISVKESPSFTRAYIMAIVYLLGKLFYEKVDLGKTLFISAIVSSLINPTVIFSVSFQLSYGAMIAIIYIFPYIRKINYKKLKILDYILFTTTIQIFLMPITVYYFNTIQFLSVISNLILLPLASFYIIVNYIALFLENFYLSFLLKPIVEILYKILIYLIDFFSELPYLSVEYINKNLIYIYVVVFVIIVIYKNMKKSPLLVD; translated from the coding sequence ATGAAAAAGTTATTCTTATTAATGATTTTATTAATTATATTAATGCTTAGATTTTCATTATCAGTTAGAGTAACAGAAGTTTTTCAAAAAGAAGTATACAGGATGAATTTAAGTCTTGAAGATGGAAGAATTAAGGTTTTAAAAATTAATAACAAATATCCTTTAAAAAATATTTATGGAAAATTAGGATATAAAGAAAATGGTAAATATGAAGGATATTTTTTAGTGAAATCTATTAAAGAATATGAAAATACTTATTTTGTTGAACTTGAAGATATTAAATCTATAAAAATAGAAGATAATTTTTTAGAAAAGTATCTTCAAACTCTTTTTAATAGAGCAGAAGAAGATTATTCTTATGGGACTAAAAATATAAACAGAGCAATACTATTAGGAGATAACACTAGAATAAAAAAAGATTTAAAGGATAAAATTAGATATATTGGTTTATCCCATATTTTTGCTATGTCAGGATTACACATAGGTTTGGTTATTGCTATTTTTTATTTTATTTTTAAGAAAACTATAAAAAATAAAAAACTAATTGAGGTTTTACTTTTAGTTTCAATTACTTTATATTATATTTCAGTTAAAGAAAGTCCATCATTTACAAGAGCATATATAATGGCAATAGTTTATTTACTAGGAAAATTATTTTATGAAAAAGTTGATTTAGGAAAGACATTATTTATCAGTGCTATTGTATCAAGTCTTATAAACCCAACAGTCATTTTTTCTGTATCTTTTCAACTTTCATATGGAGCTATGATAGCAATAATATATATTTTTCCTTATATTAGAAAAATAAATTATAAAAAATTAAAAATTTTAGATTATATTTTATTCACAACAACCATTCAAATATTTTTAATGCCTATAACAGTTTATTATTTTAACACTATACAATTTTTGTCAGTTATATCAAATTTAATACTTCTACCATTGGCAAGTTTTTATATTATAGTAAACTATATAGCATTATTTTTAGAAAATTTTTATCTATCATTTTTATTAAAACCAATTGTAGAAATTTTATATAAGATTTTAATTTATCTTATAGATTTCTTTTCAGAATTACCTTATTTATCAGTGGAATATATAAATAAAAATTTGATATATATTTATGTAGTTGTATTTGTTATAATTGTAATATATAAAAATATGAAAAAATCTCCGCTCTTAGTGGATTAG
- the nrdD gene encoding anaerobic ribonucleoside-triphosphate reductase, translating to MKRVIKRDGSVVEFDKGRIINAIRKTFEQASREPNMKLIEKIASQVEDLPDKVLAVEQIQDIVVKKLMGSSEKDIAMSYQSYRTLKAEIREKEKGIYRQIGELVDASNKKLLSENANKDAKTISVQRDLLAGISSRDYYLNKIVPKHIKLAHIKGEIHLHDLDYLLFRETNCELVNIETMLRGGCNIGNAKMLEPNSVDVAVGHIVQIIASVSSNTYGGCSIPYLDRALVRYIKKTFKKHFLRGAKYIDDLSEEQIEELKKQDLEYSNEEIKNKYPKTYRYSVDMTEESVKQAMQGLEYEINSLSTVNGQTPFTTIGIGTETSWEGRLVQKYVLKTRMAGFGAKKETAIFPKIVYAMCEGLNLNEGDPNWDISQLAFECMTKSIYPDILFITEEQLKNETVVYPMGCRAFLSLWKDKNGKEKYAGRFNIGATSINLPRIAIKNRGDEEGFYKELDRILEICKDNCLFRAKYLENTVAEMAPILWMSGALAEKKPKDTIKDLIWGGYSTVSIGYIGLSEVSQLLYGKDFSESEEVYEKTFNILKYIADKVLEYKQKYNLGFALYGTPSESLCDRFARIDKQEFGDIKGITDKGYYDNSFHVSSRINMSPFEKLRLEALGHKYSAGGHISYIETDSLTKNLDAIPDILRYAKSVGIHYMGINQPVDKCHICGYKGEFTATKEGFTCPQCGNHDSNEMSVIRRVCGYLSQPNARPFNKGKQEEIMHRVKHS from the coding sequence ATGAAAAGGGTTATTAAAAGAGATGGTTCAGTAGTTGAGTTTGATAAAGGTAGAATTATAAATGCAATAAGGAAAACATTTGAACAGGCTTCCAGAGAACCAAATATGAAATTAATAGAAAAAATTGCCTCCCAAGTGGAAGATTTGCCTGATAAAGTTTTAGCAGTTGAGCAAATACAAGATATAGTGGTAAAAAAATTGATGGGTTCATCCGAAAAAGATATAGCTATGTCTTATCAAAGTTACAGAACTTTAAAAGCCGAAATAAGAGAAAAAGAAAAAGGAATATATAGACAAATTGGGGAACTGGTAGATGCTTCTAATAAAAAGTTATTATCTGAAAATGCAAATAAAGATGCGAAAACTATTTCTGTTCAAAGAGATTTACTTGCAGGAATTTCTTCAAGAGATTATTACTTAAATAAAATAGTTCCAAAACATATAAAATTAGCACATATAAAAGGTGAAATTCATTTACACGACTTAGATTATTTACTTTTTAGAGAAACAAACTGTGAACTTGTAAACATAGAAACTATGTTAAGAGGTGGTTGTAATATAGGTAATGCAAAAATGCTTGAGCCTAATTCTGTTGATGTTGCAGTTGGACACATAGTACAAATAATTGCCTCTGTTTCATCTAATACCTATGGTGGCTGTTCTATTCCATATTTAGACAGAGCCTTAGTTAGATATATAAAGAAAACTTTTAAAAAACATTTTTTAAGAGGAGCAAAATATATAGATGATTTAAGTGAAGAACAAATAGAAGAATTAAAAAAACAAGATTTAGAATATTCTAATGAAGAAATAAAAAATAAATATCCTAAAACTTATAGATATTCTGTTGACATGACAGAAGAATCTGTCAAACAAGCTATGCAAGGTTTGGAATATGAAATAAATTCTTTATCTACTGTAAATGGACAAACACCTTTTACAACTATTGGTATAGGAACTGAAACTTCTTGGGAGGGAAGACTTGTCCAAAAATATGTTTTAAAAACAAGAATGGCAGGTTTTGGTGCTAAAAAAGAAACTGCTATTTTCCCTAAAATAGTTTATGCAATGTGTGAAGGTTTAAATCTGAATGAAGGAGATCCTAACTGGGATATTTCTCAACTTGCATTTGAATGTATGACAAAGTCTATTTATCCTGATATTTTATTTATAACAGAAGAACAATTAAAAAATGAAACTGTTGTTTATCCTATGGGATGTAGAGCTTTCTTATCTCTTTGGAAGGATAAAAATGGTAAAGAAAAATATGCAGGAAGATTTAATATAGGAGCTACATCTATTAATCTACCAAGAATAGCTATTAAAAATCGTGGAGATGAAGAAGGTTTCTACAAGGAACTTGATAGGATTTTGGAAATCTGTAAAGATAATTGCTTATTTAGAGCAAAATATTTAGAAAATACTGTTGCAGAAATGGCACCTATTCTTTGGATGTCAGGAGCATTGGCAGAGAAAAAGCCAAAAGATACAATTAAAGATTTAATTTGGGGAGGATATTCAACAGTATCAATAGGCTATATTGGGCTTAGTGAAGTTTCTCAATTATTGTATGGTAAAGATTTTTCTGAATCAGAAGAAGTTTATGAAAAAACTTTTAATATTTTAAAATATATAGCAGATAAAGTTCTTGAATATAAACAAAAATATAATTTAGGCTTTGCTCTATATGGAACTCCATCAGAGTCTCTATGTGATAGATTTGCAAGAATTGATAAACAAGAATTTGGAGATATAAAAGGAATAACAGATAAAGGCTATTATGATAACTCTTTCCATGTTTCTTCAAGAATAAATATGAGTCCATTTGAAAAATTAAGACTTGAGGCACTAGGACATAAATATTCAGCTGGTGGGCATATCAGCTATATTGAAACTGATTCATTGACAAAGAATTTAGATGCAATACCAGATATTTTAAGATATGCTAAAAGTGTTGGAATACATTATATGGGAATAAATCAACCAGTTGACAAATGTCATATCTGTGGCTACAAAGGAGAATTTACTGCTACAAAAGAAGGATTTACTTGCCCGCAATGTGGAAATCATGATAGTAATGAAATGAGTGTAATAAGGAGAGTCTGTGGTTACCTATCTCAACCTAATGCTAGACCTTTTAATAAAGGAAAGCAAGAGGAAATAATGCATAGAGTAAAACACAGTTAG
- the uvrB gene encoding excinuclease ABC subunit UvrB — protein MENNLFKIHSEYRPTGDQPTAINSIVKNIENGVKDQVLLGVTGSGKTFTIANVIERVQRPSLIIAPNKTLAAQLYSEYKKFFPENAVEYFVSYYDYYQPEAYIKTTDTYIEKDSSVNDEIDKLRNAATAALIYRRDVIIVASVSSIYGLGSPDTYRRMTIPIDKQTGISRKELIKRLVDLRYNRNDVAFERGQFRIKGDVIDIYPSYMSNGYRLEYWGDDLEEISEINTLTGQKVKKNLERIVIYPATQYLTADDDKDRIIKEIKDDLKVEVKKFEDEKKLLEAQRLKQRTEYDLEMITEIGYCKGIENYSRYLAGKNPGETPDTLFEYFPKDFLLFIDESHITVPQIRGMYNGDRARKESLVENGFRLKAALDNRPLRFEEFREKSNQTVFISATPGDFELEVSDNHIAEQLIRPTGIVDPEIEIRPTKNQVDDLLDEIRKRAAKKERVLVTTLTKKIAEELTEYYIELGVKVKYMHSDIDTLERIEIIRALRKGEIDVIIGINLLREGLDIPEVSLVAIMEADKEGFLRSRRSLVQTIGRAARNVEGRVILYADIMTDSMKEAIMETERRRKIQKEYNAYNHIDPKSIVKEIAEDLINLDYGIEEKKFENNKKVFRNKADIEKEITKLEKKIKKLVEELDFEQAIILRDEMLKLKELLLEF, from the coding sequence ATGGAAAATAATTTATTTAAAATACATTCAGAATATAGACCAACTGGGGACCAACCTACTGCAATAAACAGTATAGTAAAAAATATAGAAAATGGGGTTAAAGACCAAGTTCTATTGGGAGTAACAGGCTCTGGAAAAACATTTACAATAGCCAATGTTATTGAAAGAGTGCAAAGACCTTCTTTAATAATTGCACCAAATAAGACTTTGGCAGCACAACTTTATTCAGAGTATAAAAAGTTCTTCCCAGAAAATGCAGTGGAATATTTTGTTTCATATTATGATTATTATCAACCAGAAGCCTATATAAAAACAACTGACACTTATATAGAAAAAGATTCATCAGTAAATGATGAAATTGATAAACTTCGTAATGCAGCAACAGCAGCTTTGATATACAGGAGAGATGTTATTATTGTTGCCTCTGTATCATCTATTTATGGATTAGGATCTCCTGATACATATAGAAGAATGACTATTCCAATAGATAAGCAGACTGGGATTTCAAGAAAAGAATTGATAAAAAGATTAGTTGATTTAAGATACAATAGAAATGATGTAGCTTTTGAAAGAGGGCAATTCAGAATAAAGGGAGATGTAATAGATATCTATCCATCGTATATGAGTAATGGATATAGGTTAGAATATTGGGGAGATGATTTAGAAGAAATTTCTGAAATAAATACTTTAACAGGGCAAAAAGTTAAAAAGAATTTAGAAAGAATAGTTATTTATCCTGCAACTCAATATTTAACAGCAGATGATGATAAGGATAGAATTATAAAAGAAATAAAAGATGATTTAAAAGTTGAAGTGAAAAAGTTTGAAGATGAAAAAAAATTATTGGAAGCACAAAGATTGAAGCAAAGAACAGAATATGATTTAGAAATGATAACTGAAATTGGTTATTGTAAGGGAATAGAAAACTATTCAAGATACTTAGCTGGAAAAAATCCAGGAGAAACACCAGATACTTTATTTGAATATTTTCCAAAAGATTTTTTATTGTTCATAGATGAATCTCATATTACTGTGCCACAAATAAGAGGAATGTACAATGGAGATAGAGCAAGAAAAGAATCTTTGGTTGAAAATGGTTTTAGACTAAAAGCTGCCTTAGATAATAGACCTTTAAGATTTGAAGAATTTAGAGAAAAATCAAATCAAACAGTTTTTATTTCAGCAACACCAGGAGACTTTGAACTTGAAGTTTCAGATAATCATATAGCCGAACAACTTATAAGACCTACAGGTATAGTTGATCCAGAAATTGAAATAAGACCTACTAAAAATCAAGTTGATGATTTATTAGATGAAATTAGAAAAAGAGCTGCTAAAAAAGAAAGAGTTTTGGTTACAACTCTTACAAAAAAGATAGCAGAGGAATTGACAGAATATTATATTGAACTAGGTGTGAAAGTAAAATATATGCACTCTGATATTGATACTTTGGAAAGAATTGAAATAATAAGAGCTTTAAGAAAAGGTGAAATTGATGTTATAATAGGAATTAATCTTTTAAGAGAAGGATTAGATATTCCAGAAGTTTCATTAGTAGCTATTATGGAAGCAGATAAAGAAGGTTTTTTAAGAAGTAGAAGGTCTTTGGTTCAAACAATAGGGAGAGCTGCTAGAAATGTTGAAGGTAGAGTAATCCTATATGCAGATATTATGACAGATTCTATGAAAGAAGCTATAATGGAAACTGAAAGAAGAAGAAAAATTCAAAAGGAATATAATGCCTATAATCATATAGATCCTAAATCTATTGTTAAAGAGATAGCAGAGGATTTAATCAATTTAGATTATGGTATTGAAGAAAAGAAATTTGAAAATAATAAAAAAGTATTTAGAAATAAGGCAGATATTGAAAAAGAAATAACTAAACTAGAAAAGAAAATTAAGAAACTTGTTGAAGAACTAGATTTTGAACAGGCAATAATTTTAAGAGATGAGATGTTAAAGTTAAAAGAATTATTATTAGAATTTTAG
- the nrdG gene encoding anaerobic ribonucleoside-triphosphate reductase activating protein: MNYSGIKYADMINGKGIRVSLFVSGCTHCCKNCFNEETWNETYGKKFTEKEENEIIEYFKKYGKTIKGLSLLGGDPTYPKNIKPLLKFIKKFKENLPDRDIWIWSGFTWEEILEDENRFSLIKECDILIDGKFIDSLKDLNLKWKGSSNQRVIDIKKSLEKNKVIEYI; this comes from the coding sequence ATGAATTATTCAGGAATTAAATATGCAGATATGATTAATGGAAAAGGTATAAGGGTAAGTTTATTTGTAAGTGGTTGTACTCATTGTTGTAAAAATTGCTTTAATGAGGAAACTTGGAATGAAACTTATGGAAAAAAGTTTACTGAAAAAGAGGAAAATGAAATTATAGAATATTTTAAAAAGTATGGTAAAACAATAAAGGGTCTTTCACTTTTAGGTGGAGACCCTACATATCCTAAAAATATTAAGCCTCTTTTAAAGTTTATAAAAAAATTTAAAGAGAATTTGCCAGATAGAGATATTTGGATATGGAGTGGCTTTACTTGGGAAGAAATATTAGAAGATGAAAATAGATTTTCTCTAATAAAAGAATGCGATATCTTAATTGATGGAAAATTCATAGATAGCCTAAAAGATTTGAATTTAAAATGGAAGGGCAGCTCCAATCAAAGAGTTATTGACATAAAGAAAAGTTTGGAGAAAAATAAAGTTATTGAATATATTTAA
- a CDS encoding ABC transporter permease has protein sequence MVGQKKWRIDIKWIVILAIVAFLLIFEVFPLFYLLIKSLFSGGSFSWEAYRRVYTYDLNWIALKNTIITAGFTTILGVAIAFPLAFLVGRTDMYGKKFFRTLFVVTYMVPPYVGAMAWLRLLNPNAGVLNRFLMKIFGLGTAPFNIYTTSGIVWVLTCFFYPYAFITISRAMEKMDPSLEEASRISGASPLKTLLKVTIPMMTPSIIAAGLLVFVASASSYGIPSIIGAPGQIYTVTMRIIDFVHIGSEEGLTDAMTLAVFLMLISNIILYISTFVVGRKQYITMSGKSTRPNIVELGKWRLPITIIISIFSFFVIILPFITVAITSFTVNMGKPLTLSNLSLKAWEKVFSRASIISSTTNSFLAATAAAFFGILISCVMAYLLQRTNVKGKRIPDFLITLGSGTPSVTIALALIISMSGKFGINIYNTLTIMIIAYMIKYMLMGMRTVVSAMSQVHPSLEEAAQISGANWLRMLKDVTLPLIAASIVAGIFLIFMPSFYELTMSTLLYSSNTKTIGYELYIYQTYHSQQVASALATAILLFVILVNYILNKLTKGQFSI, from the coding sequence ATGGTTGGACAAAAAAAATGGAGAATAGATATAAAATGGATAGTTATATTAGCAATAGTAGCTTTCTTGCTTATATTTGAAGTGTTTCCATTATTCTACTTATTAATTAAATCCCTGTTTTCAGGAGGAAGTTTTTCTTGGGAAGCATATAGAAGAGTTTACACCTATGATTTAAATTGGATAGCTTTAAAAAATACCATAATTACAGCTGGTTTTACAACAATTCTTGGAGTTGCAATAGCATTTCCATTGGCATTTCTAGTTGGTAGGACAGATATGTATGGAAAGAAATTTTTTAGAACTTTATTTGTTGTAACCTATATGGTTCCTCCTTATGTTGGAGCTATGGCTTGGTTAAGGCTTTTAAATCCAAATGCTGGTGTTCTAAATAGATTTTTAATGAAAATTTTTGGTTTAGGAACTGCTCCTTTTAATATTTATACAACCTCTGGAATTGTATGGGTATTAACCTGCTTTTTCTATCCTTATGCTTTTATAACAATATCAAGAGCCATGGAAAAAATGGATCCATCTTTGGAAGAGGCTTCAAGAATTTCAGGAGCTTCTCCTTTAAAAACTTTACTTAAAGTTACTATACCAATGATGACACCAAGTATAATAGCTGCTGGACTTTTAGTTTTCGTTGCATCAGCATCATCTTATGGTATTCCATCTATTATTGGAGCACCAGGACAAATTTATACAGTAACTATGCGTATAATAGACTTTGTTCATATTGGTTCAGAAGAAGGACTCACAGATGCAATGACTCTTGCTGTGTTTTTGATGTTAATATCTAATATAATTTTATATATTTCAACATTTGTTGTTGGAAGAAAACAATATATAACTATGAGTGGTAAATCAACAAGACCAAATATTGTAGAATTAGGAAAGTGGAGATTACCTATAACAATAATAATTTCAATTTTTTCGTTTTTTGTAATAATTTTACCATTTATAACAGTTGCTATAACATCATTTACTGTGAATATGGGAAAACCACTTACTTTATCAAATTTATCATTAAAAGCATGGGAAAAAGTTTTTTCAAGAGCTTCAATTATAAGTTCTACAACAAACAGCTTCCTAGCAGCAACTGCTGCTGCATTCTTTGGAATTTTAATCTCTTGTGTAATGGCATATCTATTACAAAGGACAAATGTAAAAGGAAAAAGAATCCCAGACTTTTTGATAACATTAGGTTCTGGAACACCAAGTGTAACAATAGCTTTGGCACTTATAATATCAATGAGTGGCAAATTTGGAATAAATATTTATAATACTTTAACAATAATGATAATTGCATATATGATAAAATATATGTTAATGGGTATGAGAACTGTTGTTTCTGCAATGAGCCAAGTTCATCCTTCACTTGAAGAGGCTGCACAAATATCTGGAGCAAACTGGCTTCGTATGTTAAAAGATGTAACTTTACCATTGATAGCAGCAAGTATTGTTGCAGGAATCTTCTTAATATTTATGCCGTCATTCTATGAATTGACAATGTCAACATTGCTTTATTCGTCAAATACCAAGACTATTGGATATGAATTATATATCTATCAAACATATCATAGTCAACAGGTTGCAAGTGCATTGGCAACAGCTATTTTACTATTTGTTATTTTAGTTAATTATATTTTAAATAAATTGACTAAGGGACAATTTTCAATATAG
- a CDS encoding extracellular solute-binding protein → MKKKFFWLVLFLMTLFLVACGGGEKKEEATDSNANTEITGKIVIYTSMYEDIIDNVSEKLKKEFPNLEVEFFQGGTGTLQSKIIAELQANKLGCDMLMVAEPSYSLELKEKGILHPYISKNAENLALDYDKEGYWYPVRLLNMVLAYNPDKYKKEDLALTFEDFAKREDLAGKISIPDPLKSGTALAAVSALSDKYGEEYFQNLAKLKVVVESGSVAVTKLETGEAAEIMILEESILKKREEENSTLEVIYPEDGIISIPSTIMTVKEDMSANKNIKAAEALTDWFLSPAGQEAIVEGWMHSVLKNPEKAPYDAKATAEILKSSMPINWEKTYKDREELRKMFEKFITKAN, encoded by the coding sequence ATGAAAAAGAAATTTTTTTGGCTTGTATTATTTTTAATGACATTGTTTTTAGTTGCTTGTGGTGGAGGAGAAAAGAAAGAAGAAGCTACTGATTCTAATGCTAACACTGAAATAACAGGAAAAATTGTTATCTATACTTCTATGTATGAAGATATAATAGATAATGTCAGTGAAAAATTAAAAAAAGAATTTCCAAATTTGGAAGTTGAATTTTTCCAAGGTGGAACAGGAACTTTACAATCTAAAATTATAGCTGAATTACAAGCTAATAAATTAGGTTGTGATATGTTAATGGTCGCAGAACCATCTTATTCATTAGAATTGAAAGAAAAAGGAATATTACATCCATATATTTCTAAAAATGCTGAAAATTTAGCTTTAGATTATGACAAAGAAGGATATTGGTATCCAGTTCGTTTATTAAATATGGTTTTAGCATATAATCCTGATAAATACAAAAAAGAAGACTTAGCACTTACATTTGAAGATTTTGCAAAAAGAGAAGATTTAGCAGGAAAGATTTCAATTCCTGATCCATTAAAATCTGGAACTGCTTTGGCAGCTGTTTCTGCATTGAGTGATAAATATGGAGAAGAATATTTCCAAAATTTAGCTAAATTAAAGGTGGTTGTTGAATCTGGTTCAGTGGCTGTTACTAAATTAGAAACAGGAGAAGCTGCTGAAATTATGATACTTGAAGAATCTATCTTAAAGAAAAGAGAAGAAGAAAATTCTACATTAGAAGTTATATATCCAGAAGATGGAATAATTTCTATACCAAGTACAATAATGACCGTTAAAGAAGATATGTCAGCAAATAAAAATATAAAAGCAGCAGAAGCTCTAACAGATTGGTTCTTATCACCAGCTGGACAAGAAGCAATAGTAGAAGGTTGGATGCACTCTGTTTTAAAGAATCCAGAAAAAGCACCTTATGATGCAAAAGCTACTGCTGAAATATTAAAATCTTCTATGCCTATAAATTGGGAAAAAACTTATAAAGATAGAGAAGAATTAAGAAAAATGTTTGAAAAATTTATAACTAAGGCAAATTAG
- the deoD gene encoding purine-nucleoside phosphorylase encodes MSIHIAAKVEDIAKTVLLPGDPKRAKWIAENYLDDVFCYTDIRGMLGFTGTYKGKRISVQGTGMGIPSISIYITELIKDYGVKNLIRVGTAGSYQKDIKVRDIVIPMSASTDSNINSRRFNGANFSPTANFELFRIALKVAEEKNIKIKAGNVLTSDEFYNDNSDYYKKWSDFGVLAVEMETAGLYTLAAKYKVKALSILTISDSLVSSEITSAEEREKTFSEMIELALEIATRM; translated from the coding sequence ATGAGTATACATATAGCTGCTAAGGTTGAAGATATAGCAAAAACTGTATTATTACCTGGTGATCCTAAAAGAGCAAAGTGGATAGCAGAAAATTATTTAGATGATGTTTTTTGTTATACAGATATTAGAGGGATGTTAGGATTTACAGGAACATATAAAGGAAAAAGAATATCTGTACAAGGGACTGGGATGGGAATCCCATCAATATCTATCTATATAACAGAACTTATAAAAGATTATGGAGTTAAAAATTTAATAAGAGTTGGTACAGCAGGTTCTTATCAAAAAGATATAAAAGTTAGAGATATTGTTATTCCTATGTCTGCTTCAACTGATTCAAATATTAATAGTAGAAGATTCAATGGAGCTAATTTTTCTCCTACTGCTAATTTTGAATTGTTTAGAATAGCTTTAAAAGTTGCAGAAGAAAAAAATATCAAAATAAAAGCAGGAAATGTTTTAACAAGTGATGAGTTCTATAATGATAATAGTGATTATTATAAGAAATGGTCAGATTTTGGAGTATTAGCAGTTGAAATGGAAACAGCTGGACTTTATACATTAGCTGCTAAGTATAAGGTTAAGGCACTTTCAATTTTAACCATTTCAGATTCATTAGTTAGTTCAGAAATTACAAGTGCAGAAGAAAGAGAAAAGACATTCTCTGAAATGATAGAACTTGCATTAGAAATAGCTACTAGAATGTAA
- a CDS encoding GNAT family N-acetyltransferase, producing the protein MNIVHNEGKGFYIYDENKEILARLEYRRNGNILDFEHTIVSDKLKGQGIAQKLLDEAVEYARKNNFKVHAVCSYVVKKFETGNYDDIKI; encoded by the coding sequence ATGAATATAGTTCACAATGAAGGAAAGGGATTTTATATTTATGATGAAAATAAAGAGATTTTAGCTAGGCTTGAATACAGAAGGAATGGTAATATTTTAGACTTTGAACATACTATTGTATCAGATAAATTAAAAGGACAAGGAATTGCTCAAAAACTTTTAGATGAAGCGGTTGAATATGCTAGAAAAAATAATTTTAAAGTACATGCTGTATGTTCTTATGTTGTAAAAAAATTTGAAACTGGTAACTATGATGATATAAAAATTTAA
- a CDS encoding ABC transporter ATP-binding protein, protein MASVTITGVTKSFGNVKVLQEFNQKFEDGEFITLLGPSGCGKTTMLRLIAGFEKPSSGEIYIGDKLVSSEKEFLPPEKRGIGMVFQSYAVWPHMNVFDNIAYPLKIQKISKNEIEERVNQVLKIVHLEQYKDRFPSELSGGQQQRVALGRALVAQPEILLLDEPLSNLDAKLREEMRYEIKEITKKLKITVIYVTHDQIEAMTMSDRIVLINKGEVQQVAPPQEIYSKPKNMFVANFVGKVDFIKGKVEGSKILLDNSNNQTLPNTSSFKGNVVVAIRPENAILSDDGEITGKVYSKFYLGDCNDLRVEIGNGNILRMIARASTYNTLNEGDEVKIKILDYFIFEDDGKDQIKIMT, encoded by the coding sequence ATGGCATCAGTAACAATAACAGGAGTTACAAAATCTTTTGGAAATGTGAAAGTTTTGCAAGAATTTAATCAAAAATTTGAAGATGGAGAATTTATAACATTACTAGGCCCATCTGGTTGTGGAAAAACAACTATGCTTAGACTTATTGCAGGATTTGAAAAACCAAGTAGTGGAGAAATATATATAGGTGATAAATTAGTTTCAAGTGAAAAAGAATTTTTACCACCTGAAAAAAGAGGAATTGGAATGGTATTTCAATCTTATGCAGTATGGCCTCATATGAATGTATTTGATAATATTGCTTATCCATTAAAAATTCAAAAAATTAGCAAAAATGAAATAGAAGAAAGAGTAAATCAAGTTTTAAAAATTGTACACTTAGAACAGTATAAAGATAGATTTCCATCTGAGTTATCAGGAGGTCAACAACAAAGAGTTGCATTGGGAAGAGCTTTAGTTGCTCAACCAGAAATTTTGTTGTTAGATGAGCCTCTTTCTAACCTAGATGCAAAGTTAAGAGAAGAGATGAGATATGAAATAAAAGAAATAACTAAAAAATTAAAAATAACAGTTATTTATGTAACTCATGACCAAATAGAAGCAATGACTATGAGTGATAGAATTGTATTGATTAATAAAGGAGAGGTACAACAAGTTGCTCCTCCACAAGAAATATATTCTAAACCTAAAAATATGTTTGTTGCAAACTTTGTTGGTAAGGTTGATTTTATAAAAGGAAAGGTTGAAGGAAGTAAAATTTTACTAGATAATAGTAATAATCAAACACTTCCTAATACAAGTTCATTTAAAGGAAATGTTGTTGTAGCAATTCGTCCAGAAAATGCTATTCTTTCTGATGATGGAGAAATCACAGGAAAAGTTTATTCAAAATTTTATTTGGGAGATTGCAATGATTTAAGAGTTGAAATTGGAAATGGAAATATTTTAAGAATGATTGCAAGAGCCTCAACTTATAACACTTTAAATGAAGGTGATGAAGTCAAAATAAAAATCTTAGATTATTTCATTTTTGAAGATGATGGAAAAGATCAAATTAAAATTATGACATAG